One part of the Bacteroidales bacterium genome encodes these proteins:
- the infB gene encoding translation initiation factor IF-2 — MTEAKLLRLNKVAKELNVGIETIVEFLKKKKFDIEKDPNAKITSEMYQELLKEFSSDSNLKKKSESININNADKRVVTLDDVNASKNKEQTKEEEEEIFDIKPIIQGPKITGKIELENLKPKKKEEPTPEPQPELKKEEKKEVKIEPKDEPQTQENTTITPKNEPELISTEIPKIEGPKVLTKIELEDKSKKKSKKTNKELNTVEPTSNTSQEEEEKKPEEILEQTPINQNTEITEEPKIEENEEIYRTEVKKLDGPKIQGTIDLSQFDRKPTTKPTDKTKDNKTAKPVFSTANEKEKEKEDKKRKRKRINISKIAPNEPLTAIPSKKENERNPKKEFKKDKKKKHRYEIDEEEVERSVKFTISSMQNKSKSQSSKYRREKRDAINQRLQEELEQQEKEKNILKITEFVSVNELASLMDVPVNEVISTCMSLGLFVSINQRLDADTITIIADEFGFKTEFITVDVQTDYQDDQEDKEEDLVTRPPIVTVMGHVDHGKTKLLDYIRNTNVVAGEAGGITQHIGAYSVTLENGRQITFLDTPGHEAFTAMRARGAQVTDIAIIVIAADDGIKPQTKEAINHAQAAGVPMIFAINKIDKPEANPDRIREQLANMNLLVEEWGGKYQSQEISAKQGLNVNLLLEKVLLEADLLDLKANPKRRASGVIIESSLDKGKGYVANMLVKTGTLHIGDIVLAGTYYGRVKAMFNERNQKLNEAGPSMPVQILGLNGAPQAGDKFNVLTSEQEARDIANKRAQIIREQGLRTQKHITLEEIGRRLQVGNFKELNIIIKGDVDGSIEALSDSLIKLSNDEIQVNVIHKGVGQISESDVMLATASEAIIIGFQVRPSANARKLAEQEQIEIRLYSIIYDAIEEIKLAIEGMLSPVIKEEILGSAEVKETFKIGKVGTVAGCLVHEGKIVRSSKVRVIRDGIVAYTGELSSLKRFKDDAREVTAGLECGLSIDKFNDIKVGDIIECFNEVEVKKKL; from the coding sequence ATGACAGAAGCTAAATTATTACGACTAAACAAAGTAGCAAAAGAATTAAACGTTGGGATAGAAACCATTGTCGAATTCCTAAAAAAGAAAAAATTTGATATCGAAAAAGATCCTAACGCTAAAATAACAAGCGAAATGTATCAAGAGTTGCTAAAAGAATTTAGCTCTGATAGCAACCTTAAAAAGAAATCTGAATCTATTAATATCAATAATGCCGATAAACGAGTTGTAACCCTTGATGATGTGAATGCATCAAAAAATAAAGAACAAACCAAAGAAGAGGAAGAAGAAATTTTTGACATAAAACCCATTATTCAAGGTCCTAAAATCACAGGCAAAATTGAACTTGAAAATCTAAAACCTAAGAAAAAAGAAGAACCTACACCCGAACCCCAACCAGAACTCAAAAAAGAAGAAAAAAAAGAGGTTAAAATAGAACCTAAAGATGAACCTCAAACACAAGAAAATACAACCATTACCCCCAAAAATGAACCCGAACTTATTTCTACTGAAATTCCTAAAATAGAAGGACCCAAAGTTTTAACAAAAATAGAACTCGAAGATAAAAGCAAAAAGAAATCTAAAAAAACTAATAAAGAATTAAATACCGTTGAACCAACCTCTAATACTTCTCAAGAAGAAGAAGAAAAGAAACCTGAAGAAATATTAGAACAAACTCCTATCAACCAAAATACTGAAATAACAGAAGAACCTAAAATTGAAGAAAACGAAGAAATATACCGTACCGAGGTTAAAAAATTAGATGGTCCCAAAATTCAAGGCACCATAGACTTATCACAATTCGACCGTAAACCAACAACAAAACCTACTGATAAAACAAAAGATAACAAAACTGCTAAACCCGTTTTTTCAACTGCAAACGAAAAAGAGAAAGAAAAAGAAGATAAAAAACGTAAGCGTAAACGCATCAACATTTCTAAAATAGCCCCCAATGAACCATTAACCGCTATTCCATCCAAAAAAGAAAACGAACGAAATCCTAAAAAAGAATTCAAAAAAGACAAAAAGAAAAAACATCGTTATGAAATAGACGAAGAAGAAGTAGAACGCTCCGTAAAGTTCACTATCTCGTCTATGCAAAATAAAAGTAAATCACAATCCTCTAAATACCGTCGCGAAAAACGCGATGCCATTAACCAACGCTTACAAGAAGAACTCGAACAACAAGAAAAAGAAAAAAACATCTTAAAAATTACAGAATTTGTATCGGTTAACGAATTAGCTTCGCTCATGGACGTTCCTGTAAACGAAGTAATTTCAACCTGTATGAGTCTTGGATTATTTGTATCCATCAATCAACGTCTCGATGCCGATACTATTACAATAATTGCCGACGAATTTGGATTTAAAACAGAATTTATTACGGTCGATGTTCAAACCGATTATCAAGACGACCAAGAAGACAAAGAAGAAGATTTAGTAACACGTCCACCCATTGTTACGGTTATGGGACATGTTGACCACGGTAAAACTAAGTTACTCGACTATATTCGAAATACCAATGTAGTAGCGGGCGAGGCGGGTGGTATAACACAACATATTGGTGCTTATAGCGTTACCCTCGAAAATGGTCGCCAAATTACATTCCTCGATACTCCCGGTCACGAAGCATTTACAGCTATGCGTGCACGTGGTGCTCAAGTTACCGATATTGCTATCATCGTTATTGCTGCCGACGACGGTATTAAACCTCAAACAAAAGAAGCTATAAACCATGCCCAAGCCGCTGGCGTACCCATGATTTTTGCTATCAATAAAATTGATAAACCCGAAGCAAACCCCGACCGCATTCGCGAACAATTAGCTAATATGAACCTATTAGTTGAAGAATGGGGCGGCAAATACCAATCGCAAGAAATTTCTGCAAAACAAGGACTAAATGTAAACCTATTACTCGAAAAAGTTTTACTCGAAGCCGATTTACTCGACTTAAAAGCCAACCCCAAACGCCGCGCATCGGGCGTTATTATCGAATCATCGCTCGATAAAGGAAAAGGTTATGTAGCCAATATGTTAGTAAAAACTGGAACATTGCACATTGGCGATATTGTACTTGCGGGAACATACTACGGCCGTGTTAAAGCCATGTTTAACGAACGTAATCAAAAATTAAACGAAGCAGGTCCCTCTATGCCAGTTCAAATACTCGGATTAAATGGTGCCCCTCAAGCTGGCGATAAATTCAATGTATTAACCTCCGAACAAGAAGCACGCGACATTGCTAATAAACGAGCCCAAATTATTCGTGAACAAGGATTACGCACACAAAAACATATTACACTCGAAGAAATTGGACGTCGTTTACAAGTGGGCAATTTCAAAGAACTCAATATTATTATTAAAGGCGACGTTGATGGCTCTATCGAAGCATTAAGCGATTCGTTAATTAAACTAAGCAACGACGAAATACAAGTAAATGTTATACATAAAGGAGTAGGACAAATTTCTGAATCCGATGTTATGCTCGCTACCGCTTCTGAAGCAATTATTATAGGCTTCCAAGTTCGACCTTCTGCCAATGCTCGAAAGCTTGCCGAACAAGAACAAATCGAAATCCGCTTATACTCCATTATTTATGATGCCATCGAAGAAATAAAATTGGCTATCGAAGGTATGCTTTCACCTGTTATAAAAGAAGAAATTCTTGGCTCAGCCGAAGTAAAAGAAACTTTCAAAATTGGTAAAGTTGGTACTGTAGCCGGATGTCTTGTACACGAAGGAAAAATAGTTCGATCTTCTAAGGTTAGAGTAATACGCGATGGTATTGTTGCATATACCGGCGAATTAAGCTCACTTAAACGCTTTAAAGACGACGCACGCGAAGTTACAGCCGGTTTAGAATGCGGTTTAAGTATCGACAAATTCAACGACATAAAAGTTGGTGATATTATTGAATGTTTCAACGAAGTTGAAGTTAAGAAAAAACTCTAA
- the nusA gene encoding transcription termination/antitermination protein NusA gives MKNLNLMEFFAEFKEQKNIDRPTLMKILEEVLQNALKREYGTFENFDIIINPDKNDFEIWHNRLVVADDEYTDPVTQIPLSEARKIDEDYEIGEEVTEAVDINKLNRRTILAMRQNLQSKVLEYEKSNVFNKYKEKIGEIVTGEVYQVWKKEILLIDDEGNELILPRSEQIPTDFYRKGDVVRAVLIKVEMKNNTPFIIVSRTSPVFLERLFEQEVPEIYDGLITIKKIVRIPGERAKVAVESYDERIDPVGACVGVKGSRIHGIVRELRNENIDVINYTNNTALYIQRALSPAKVSEIKLIEKDGKKRAEVYLDPDQVSLAIGKGGFNIKLASQLTGYEIDVFRNLVEGEEEDIDLSEFTDEIDEWVIEELNKIGCDTAKSVLKYTPEELVRLTDLEEETIKHVISVIKEEFES, from the coding sequence ATGAAGAATTTGAATTTAATGGAGTTTTTTGCAGAATTCAAAGAACAAAAAAACATTGACCGTCCTACCCTAATGAAAATTTTAGAAGAGGTACTTCAAAATGCTCTTAAACGCGAATACGGAACATTCGAAAATTTTGATATTATCATAAATCCAGATAAAAATGACTTCGAAATTTGGCATAATCGATTAGTTGTTGCTGACGATGAATATACCGATCCAGTTACTCAAATCCCTTTATCAGAAGCTCGTAAAATTGACGAAGATTACGAAATTGGCGAAGAAGTGACGGAAGCAGTGGATATTAACAAACTTAATCGCAGAACTATACTGGCTATGCGCCAGAACTTACAATCGAAAGTTCTCGAATACGAAAAAAGTAATGTTTTTAATAAATACAAAGAAAAAATTGGCGAAATCGTTACCGGCGAAGTTTATCAGGTATGGAAAAAAGAAATTTTACTTATTGACGACGAAGGCAATGAACTTATTCTCCCACGTAGCGAACAAATACCAACCGATTTTTATCGCAAAGGCGACGTTGTTCGAGCTGTACTAATTAAAGTTGAAATGAAAAACAATACTCCATTTATTATCGTTTCTCGTACTTCGCCAGTATTTCTTGAACGATTATTTGAACAAGAAGTTCCCGAAATATACGATGGACTTATTACCATAAAAAAAATTGTTCGTATCCCTGGCGAACGTGCCAAGGTTGCTGTAGAATCGTACGACGAACGCATTGACCCCGTGGGAGCTTGTGTAGGTGTTAAAGGATCAAGAATTCATGGCATTGTTAGAGAACTTCGAAATGAAAACATCGATGTTATAAACTACACCAACAACACAGCATTGTATATTCAACGAGCATTAAGCCCGGCTAAAGTTTCTGAAATAAAACTCATCGAAAAAGATGGCAAAAAAAGAGCCGAAGTATATCTCGATCCCGATCAAGTATCTTTAGCTATTGGTAAAGGTGGCTTCAATATTAAACTAGCAAGCCAACTAACGGGATATGAAATAGATGTATTCCGTAACCTTGTTGAAGGAGAAGAAGAAGATATTGATCTTTCTGAATTTACCGATGAAATCGACGAATGGGTAATCGAAGAACTCAACAAAATTGGTTGCGATACCGCTAAAAGTGTACTCAAATACACTCCTGAAGAACTTGTACGACTAACCGATCTCGAAGAAGAAACAATTAAACATGTAATCAGTGTTATAAAAGAAGAATTCGAATCTTAA
- a CDS encoding gliding motility-associated C-terminal domain-containing protein codes for MVTTGIIGQDPSNNLGYIQTTTTGGTLPYTYLWSNGATTANINNLTADNYIITVTDANNCISVDTFTIDIQLVIPSVITPNGDGKNETFEILGIGGYEDISIEIYNRWGDLLFIYTGSGFNYTDRSKQWDGKYNGKELPMGPYLYIIKISKDKDPITGTITIKY; via the coding sequence ATGGTTACAACGGGTATTATAGGCCAAGATCCTTCAAATAATTTAGGCTATATTCAAACTACAACAACCGGAGGAACGTTACCTTATACATACTTATGGAGTAATGGTGCAACAACAGCAAATATCAATAATCTTACAGCCGACAATTATATTATTACCGTTACTGATGCTAATAATTGTATATCTGTCGATACCTTTACCATCGATATTCAACTTGTAATACCTTCGGTTATTACACCCAATGGCGATGGCAAAAATGAAACCTTCGAAATTCTTGGTATCGGAGGATATGAAGATATCAGCATCGAAATATATAATCGTTGGGGCGATTTATTATTTATTTATACCGGTAGCGGATTTAATTATACCGACCGCTCAAAACAATGGGATGGCAAATACAATGGTAAAGAACTACCAATGGGACCTTATTTATATATAATAAAAATAAGTAAAGATAAAGATCCTATAACGGGAACAATAACTATCAAATATTAG